One Oncorhynchus clarkii lewisi isolate Uvic-CL-2024 chromosome 32, UVic_Ocla_1.0, whole genome shotgun sequence DNA window includes the following coding sequences:
- the LOC139392092 gene encoding synaptic vesicle glycoprotein 2A-like, with amino-acid sequence MEDGYQNKTAFIKGAKDIAKEVKRQAAKKVGRGVDKMTDEYSKRSYARFEENDDDDYPVVPGGQDGGYYRGDSQAANDEEGGHSDSTEGHDEDDEIYEGEYQGIPRADSSKAADGLAGGDGQQFRDMAQFEGERRKDQEELAQQYETILQECGHGKFQWTLYFVLGLALMADGVEIFVVGFVLPSAEKDMCLSEESKGMLGLIVYLGMMVGAFVWGGLADRIGRRQSLLICLSINSVFSFFSSFVQGYSTFLLCRLLSGVGIGGSIPIVFSYYSEFLAQEKRGEHLSWLCMFWMIGGIYASAMAWAIIPHYGWSFQMGSAYQFHSWRVFVLVCAFPSVAAIASLTTMPESPRFFLENGKHDEGWMILKQVHDTNMRAKGHPEKVFSVTTIKTVKQMDELVDMGGDISTLRRYKLKLTSLFHQVRSNFLAIFNPEYRRTTFMMMAVWFTMSFSYYGLTVWFPDMIKYIQKQEYASRTKFFTKERVEHVTFNFTLENQVHRQGQYFNDKFINLKMKSMVFEDSVFEECYFEDITSSRSFFRNCTFIATLFYNTDLFQNRIINSKLVNSTFLHNKEGCLLDFTDDNNAYMIYFVSFLGTLAVLPGNIVSALLMDKIGRLRMLAGSSVISCVSCFFLSFGSTESGMIALLCLFGGISIASWNALDVLTVELYPSDKRTTAFGFLNALCKLAAVLGISIFQSFVGITKAVPILFAAGALAAGSFLALKLPETRGQVLQ; translated from the exons ATGGAGGACGGCTATCAGAACAAGACAGCCTTTATAAAGGGCGCCAAAGACATTGCCAAAGAGGTCAAGCGCCAGGCGGCCAAGAAAGTGGGCCGTGGTGTGGACAAGATGACCGACGAGTACAGCAAACGCTCCTACGCCCGCTTTGAGGAAAACGACGACGATGACTACCCTGTAGTGCCTGGGGGGCAGGACGGTGGTTACTACCGGGGCGACAGCCAGGCAGCCAATGACGAGGAAGGTGGCCACAGCGACTCCACAGAAGGTCACGACGAAGACGACGAGATCTACGAGGGCGAGTACCAGGGCATTCCCCGCGCTGACTCGAGCAAGGCTGCTGACGGCCTAGCAGGGGGAGATGGGCAGCAGTTCAGGGACATGGCACAGTTTGAGGGGGAACGGCGGAAGGACCAAGAAGAGCTAGCCCAGCAGTACGAGACCATCCTGCAGGAGTGTGGCCATGGGAAGTTCCAGTGGACTCTCTACTTTGTGCTGGGGCTGGCACTCATGGCAGACGGTGTGGAGATCTTCGTAGTGGGCTTTGTGCTCCCCAGCGCCGAGAAAGATATGTGTCTGTCAGAGGAAAGCAAGGGCATGTTGG GTCTGATTGTTTATCTGGGAATGATGGTCGGGGCATTCGTGTGGGGTGGGCTCGCTGACCGGATCGGCCGACGGCAGTCCCttctcatctgtctctccatcaACAGtgtcttctccttcttctcctcctttgtTCAGGGCTACAGCACCTTTCTCTTATGCAGACTTCTTTCTGGTGTTGG GATCGGTGGTTCCATCCCCATTGTGTTCTCCTACTACTCAGAGTTTCTGGCCCAGGAGAAACGTGGGGAGCACCTCAGTTGGCTCTGCATGTTCTGGATGATTGGTGGCATCTATGCCTCAGCTATGGCATGGGCCATCATCCCACACTATG GCTGGAGTTTCCAGATGGGCTCTGCGTACCAGTTCCACAGCTGGCGTGTGTTCGTCCTGGTGTGTGCATTTCCCTCTGTTGCAGCTATTGCTTCTCTCACCACCATGCCAGAAAGCCCTCGCTTCTTCTTAGAG AACGGCAAACACGACGAAGGCTGGATGATTCTGAAACAAGTTCACGACACCAACATGAGAGCAAAGGGACACCCAGAGAAGGTGTTTTCT GTCACCACCATCAAGACTGTAAAGCAGATGGATGAGCTGGTGGACATGGGTGGAGACATATCAACTTTGCGACGCTATAAATTGAAGCTGACCAGCCTATTCCACCAG GTGCGGAGTAACTTCTTGGCCATCTTCAATCCAGAGTACAGAAGGACCACCTTCATGATGATGGCTGTCTGGTTTACCATGTCGTTCAG CTACTATGGGCTGACAGTGTGGTTCCCTGACATGATCAAGTACATCCAGAAGCAGGAATATGCCTCGCGCACCAAGTTCTTCACCAAGGAGCGAGTGGAGCATGTCACTTTTAACTTCACCTTGGAGAACCAGGTGCACCGCCAAGGACAGTACTTCAACGACAA GTTCATCAACCTTAAGATGAAGTCCATGGTGTTTGAGGACTCAGTGTTTGAGGAGTGCTACTTCGAGGACATCACCTCTAGCAGAAGCTTCTTCAGAAACTGCACCTTTATCGCAACTCTCTTTTACAATACAG ACTTGTTCCAGAACAGAATCATCAACAGCAAACTTGTAAACAGCACCTTCCTACACAACAAGGAAGGCTGTCTGTTGGACTTCACTGATGACAACAACGCCTACATGATCTACTTTGTCAGTTTCCTGGGCACATTGGCCGTGTTACCCGGCAACATTGTGTCAGCCCTGCTGATGGACAAAATTGGACGTCTGAGGATGTTGG CGGGATCAAGTGTCATATCTTGTGTCAGCTGTTTCTTCCTGTCATTCGGCAGTACCGAGTCGGGAATGATCGCCCTCTTATGTCTCTTCGGCGGCATCAGCATAGCTTCCTGGAATGCCCTGGATGTGTTGACTGTGGAACTGTACCCCTCGGATAAAAG GACAACTGCATTTGGCTTCTTAAATGCCCTTTGCAAACTGGCTGCTGTCCTCGGCATAAGCATCTTCCAGTCCTTCGTAGGCATCACCAAGGCTGTGCCCATCTTGTTCGCTGCGGGCGCACTCGCAGCCGGCAGTTTCCTGGCTCTAAAGCTGCCTGAAACACGGGGCCAGGTGCTGCAGTAG
- the LOC139391990 gene encoding splicing factor 3B subunit 4-like, which produces MAAGPISERNQDATVYVGGLDEKVAEPLLWELFLQAGPVVNTHMPKDRVTGQHQGYGFVEFLSEEDADYAIKIMNMIKLYGKPIRVNKASAHNKNLDVGANIFIGNLDPEIDEKLLYDTFSAFGVILQTPKIMRDPDTGNSKGYAFINYASFDASDAAIEAMNGQYLCNRPITVSYAFKKDSKGERHGSAAERLLAAQNPLSQADRPHQLFADAPPPPSASTPVLTTLGPGMPMPGMPPPGAFPPVPPPGSMPPGMPPGMPMPPAPGTPGPQGGGSGPPPGPPPFHQGMHPGMPQMSMHPHGHPPGMVPPPGPPGSNQHRAPPPPGMPPHPHMGMPPRGPYGHPMGHPMHPGMRGPPPPMPPPGYGGGPPRPPPFGFQRGPPMPPRPPGGPPRGPMRGPMPP; this is translated from the exons ATGGCGGCGGGACCGATTTCGGAGCGCAACCAAG ATGCCACTGTGTATGTGGGTGGTCTGGATGAGAAAGTGGCAGAGCCACTGCTGTGGGAGCTCTTCCTACAGGCTGGGCCTGTGGTCAACACACACATGCCCAAAGACAGAGTCACGGGACAACACCAAG GCTATGGCTTTGTTGAGTTCCTCAGTGAAGAGGATGCGGACTACGCCATCAAGATTATGAACATGATTAAACTATACGGAAAGCCCATCCGTGTCAACAAGGCCTCAGCGCACAACAAGAACCTGGATGTTGGCGCCAACATCTTCATCGGTAACCTGGACCCGGAGATTGACGAGAAACTCCTCTACGACACTTTCAGCGCCTTTGGGGTCATACTCCAGACGCCCAAGATCATGCGCGACCCGGACACTGGCAACTCCAAGGGCTACGCCTTCATCAACTATGCCAGTTTCGATGCCTCTGACGCGGCCATCGAGGCCATGAATGGCCAGTACCTGTGCAACCGACCAATTACGGTGTCATATGCCTTCAAGAAGGATTCCAAGGGTGAGCGCCACGGCTCGGCCGCTGAACGCCTCCTAGCTGCTCAGAACCCGCTTTCGCAGGCTGACCGGCCGCATCAGCTGTTCGCAGATGCACCGCCTCCACCCTCTGCGTCAACACCTGTCCTCACCACCCTGGGACCCGGGATGCCCATGCCTG GCATGCCCCCTCCTGGTGCCTTCCCTCCTGTGCCACCCCCTGGATCCATGCCTCCTGGCATGCCCCCCGGCATGCCCATGCCCCCAGCCCCAGGGACACCAGGACCCCAGGGAGGGGGCTCAGGCCCCCCACCCGGCCCGCCACCCTTCCACCAGGGCATGCACCCGG GAATGCCCCAGATGTCTATGCACCCTCATGGCCATCCCCCAGGTATGGTGCCTCCACCGGGCCCCCCAGGATCCAACCAGCACCGGGCGCCTCCACCCCCCGGCATGCCCCCTCATCCACACATGGGCATGCCACCGAGAGGGCCCTATGGGCATCCCATGG GTCACCCCATGCATCCAGGCATGAGAGGACCCCCTCCTCCCATGCCCCCACCAGGCTACGGTGGGGGTCCCCCTCGTCCGCCTCCGTTTGGCTTCCAGAGGGGGCCACCAATGCCACCGAGGCCCCCCGGTGGCCCACCTCGAGGCCCCATGAGAGGACCAATGCCCCCATAG